A portion of the Gadus macrocephalus chromosome 10, ASM3116895v1 genome contains these proteins:
- the hs3st1 gene encoding heparan sulfate glucosamine 3-O-sulfotransferase 1: protein MAAFLFGLLLFAMQSPPIPSAPAHSSSSSSASSLLPPPSADGAARPNGTAQRLPDIVIIGVRKGGTRALIEMLSLHGDVAAAENEVHFFDWESHFQKGLPWYLSQMPYALPGQLTVEKTPAYFTSSKVPRRLQQVNPGAKLLLILRDPTERVLSDYTQVYHNRLLKHKQHQPIEEVLVLKDGAVNLGYKALNRSLYYVHMQNWLRYFPLDSIHVVDGDALIRDPFPEVKRVERFLRLEPQINVANFYFNRTKGFYCLRDHGRERCLHDSKGRAHPRVAPDILHKLYRFFHEPNRMFFELVGRTFDWN, encoded by the coding sequence ATGGCAGCCTTCCTCTTTGGGCTGCTGCTCTTCGCCATGCAgtctccccccatcccctccgCGCCcgcacactcctcctcctcctcctccgcctcgtccctccttcctcctccgagCGCCGACGGCGCCGCCCGCCCCAACGGGACGGCCCAGCGGCTGCCCGACATCGTGATCATCGGCGTGCGCAAGGGCGGCACGCGGGCCCTCATCGAGATGCTGAGCCTGCACGGCGacgtggcggcggcggagaaCGAGGTGCACTTCTTCGACTGGGAGAGCCACTTCCAGAAGGGCCTGCCCTGGTACCTCAGCCAGATGCCCTACGCGCTGCCGGGGCAGCTCACGGTGGAGAAGACCCCCGCCTACTTCACCTCCAGCAAGGTCCCCCGGCGGCTCCAGCAGGTGAACCCCGGGGCGAAGCTGCTGCTGATCCTAAGGGACCCCACGGAGCGCGTGCTGTCGGACTACACGCAGGTCTACCACAACCGCCTGCTGAAGCACAAGCAGCACCAGCCCATCGAAGAGGTGCTTGTTCTGAAGGACGGCGCGGTGAACCTGGGCTACAAGGCGCTGAACCGCAGCCTGTACTACGTGCACATGCAGAACTGGCTGCGCTACTTCCCGCTGGACAGCATCCACGTCGTGGACGGGGACGCGCTGATACGGGACCCCTTCCCCGAGGTGAAGCGGGTGGAGAGGTTCCTACGGCTGGAGCCGCAGATTAACGTGGCCAACTTTTACTTCAACCGGACCAAGGGCTTCTACTGCCTGAGGGACCACGGCCGCGAGCGCTGCCTGCACGACTCCAAGGGCCGGGCCCACCCGCGGGTGGCCCCCGACATCCTTCACAAACTCTACCGCTTCTTCCATGAGCCCAACAGGATGTTCTTTGAGCTGGTGGGACGCACCTTCGACTGGAACTGA